In Nitratiruptor sp. YY09-18, a single window of DNA contains:
- the dusB gene encoding tRNA dihydrouridine synthase DusB, producing MHLDFSKPLYILAPLAGYTDLPFRSVVKKFGADLTISEMISSNALVYESKKTMKMLQKAPLEDPYFVQIAGADSNVVMKAVEKLNQIEGIDGIDLNCGCPVPKVVKQGAGSALLKDLDRFQKIIETIKEHSNKHYMSVKVRLGFEKIDIVNIAKAAQNAGADFITIHGRTRSGGFKAPVNYDAIAEAKAAVTIPVIANGDITDYQKTQFVLETTQCDGVMIGRGAIGRPWIFYQLKNAQENIPEDIKAKIILEHFEQMVNFYGEYGVVLFRKHLHTYSKGYPGASEFRQIINDIKSAQKMRELISEFFFKKAA from the coding sequence TTGCATCTAGACTTTTCAAAACCTCTCTATATTCTCGCTCCTCTTGCAGGCTATACTGATCTGCCATTTCGCAGTGTTGTTAAAAAGTTTGGTGCAGACCTGACCATAAGTGAAATGATCAGCTCCAATGCACTGGTGTATGAGAGCAAAAAGACGATGAAGATGCTTCAAAAAGCGCCTCTGGAAGATCCCTATTTTGTGCAGATTGCTGGAGCTGATAGTAATGTAGTCATGAAGGCAGTCGAAAAACTCAATCAAATTGAAGGCATAGATGGAATCGATCTCAATTGTGGCTGTCCTGTACCAAAAGTGGTGAAGCAAGGAGCCGGCAGTGCACTCCTTAAAGACCTTGACCGCTTCCAAAAAATTATAGAGACAATCAAAGAGCACTCAAACAAGCACTATATGTCAGTGAAGGTGCGTTTGGGATTTGAAAAGATCGATATTGTCAATATTGCAAAAGCAGCACAGAATGCGGGAGCGGATTTTATTACAATCCATGGCAGAACAAGGAGTGGTGGTTTCAAGGCCCCAGTCAACTATGATGCAATCGCTGAGGCGAAAGCTGCTGTAACAATTCCTGTCATTGCCAATGGAGATATCACGGATTATCAAAAGACACAATTTGTTCTAGAAACTACGCAATGTGATGGAGTAATGATAGGACGTGGTGCGATTGGAAGGCCCTGGATATTCTATCAGCTCAAAAACGCCCAGGAGAATATTCCAGAAGATATTAAAGCAAAAATTATTTTAGAGCACTTTGAACAGATGGTCAATTTCTATGGGGAGTATGGTGTGGTACTCTTTCGTAAACATCTTCATACATACTCCAAAGGCTATCCTGGAGCATCAGAGTTTCGTCAAATTATCAATGATATAAAAAGTGCACAGAAGATGCGAGAGCTAATTAGTGAGTTTTTCTTCAAAAAAGCAGCTTAG
- a CDS encoding sulfite exporter TauE/SafE family protein yields MDLVAVGVLVGFLSGFFGIGGGTILVPILMYLGFDIKEAVGISVTQMVFSSLFGSYLNFKKNIFKIHEGLAIGIGGFLGALGSGYFLSVVPSRVLEWMFLGFVAFAMYRFFKAPHAQGAAQEVPVYVMFLVGMVIGLFAISIGVGGSILVTPILVGFFHLDIKKAASMGLFFVIFSSISGFISLSLFGHIDYLHGFLVGASSLIGVYFGIKLAHKIERKKFKKALIAIYTLILVLVIRKIFF; encoded by the coding sequence ATGGATCTTGTTGCTGTAGGAGTTTTGGTAGGATTCCTCTCAGGCTTTTTTGGAATTGGCGGCGGAACGATTCTTGTGCCAATACTCATGTATCTTGGTTTTGATATCAAAGAGGCTGTGGGGATTTCAGTGACACAGATGGTTTTTAGTTCTCTTTTTGGCTCATACCTCAATTTTAAAAAAAATATTTTTAAAATCCATGAGGGTTTAGCTATCGGTATTGGTGGCTTTTTGGGAGCTTTGGGCAGTGGATACTTTCTTAGTGTTGTTCCAAGCAGAGTGTTAGAGTGGATGTTTTTGGGCTTTGTAGCTTTTGCCATGTATCGCTTTTTTAAAGCCCCACATGCTCAAGGAGCTGCACAAGAAGTCCCAGTATATGTAATGTTTCTCGTAGGAATGGTTATAGGACTTTTTGCTATAAGTATTGGTGTTGGAGGAAGTATTTTGGTTACTCCGATCTTGGTGGGATTTTTCCATCTTGATATCAAAAAAGCCGCATCCATGGGGCTCTTTTTTGTCATATTCTCATCGATTAGTGGATTTATTAGTCTCTCACTCTTTGGACATATCGACTATTTGCATGGATTCTTGGTGGGAGCAAGTTCGCTCATTGGTGTATATTTTGGTATAAAGTTAGCACACAAAATTGAGAGAAAGAAGTTCAAGAAAGCTCTTATTGCCATATATACACTTATTTTAGTATTGGTGATAAGAAAAATATTTTTCTGA
- the uvrA gene encoding excinuclease ABC subunit UvrA, whose translation MNKIKIFGAKQHNLKNINLEIPKNKLVVFTGLSGSGKSTLAFDTLYAEGQRRYIESLSSYARQFLDKLDKPDVDKIEGLTPAIAIEQKTTSKNPRSTVGTVTEIYDYLRLLYARIGTQHCHLCGKPISHMTPTDIINQVLALPEGSKLVILAPLIKEKKGSFTDLLDSLRQKGYVRAMIDGVMVRLDEEIELSKTKKHTIKVVIDRVVIKDENSSRIADDIEKALKLSYGEVEINVLNAKDVGAKEHYHYSEHLACFDCKVSFEPLEPLSFSFNSPKGACSECDGLGIRYAIDFDKIIDQHKTITKGAIKFLYGYNKSYYFNFLKAFCENEGIPLDKPYEELAEYEKKAILYGTPNPVSFTWKRHRLTRTWPGVVRIAYDMFKEEKELSEYMSEKVCDKCGGHRLKPQSLAVKVAGKGLADILDMPIDEAYCFFADEENFGYLSEQQQRIAAPILKEIKERLFFLVDVGLGYLTLGRDARTISGGESQRIRIASQIGSGLTGVMYVLDEPSIGLHERDTLKLIRTLKNLQKKGNSVIVVEHDKETIEAADFIVDIGPGAGKNGGEVVFAGDVKSLKKSDTLTAKYLSGKKRVEYRFDREQKKWLHIRNVTINNIKNLDVSFPLQNFVAVTGVSGSGKSSLVLQTLLPVAKEALNKAKKVRKVAGVEIEGLEHLDKVIYLDQSPIGRTPRSNPATYTGVMDEIRALFAKTKEAQLRGYGPGRFSFNVPGGRCEKCKGEGELKIEMHFLPDIMIKCDACHGRRYNEQTLEVAYKGKNIADVLEMSVDEALEFFKNIPKIYKKLKTLQDVGLGYITLGQNAVTLSGGEAQRIKLAKELSRRDTGKTLYILDEPTTGLHFADVDRLVGVLHSLVSLGNSVIVIEHNLDVIKNADYIIDMGPEGGTKGGKVIATGTPLEVAKSYKESGSYTGEFLAKELKID comes from the coding sequence ATGAATAAGATAAAAATTTTTGGAGCAAAACAGCACAATCTCAAAAATATCAATCTCGAAATTCCAAAAAACAAGCTTGTTGTCTTTACGGGACTATCTGGGAGCGGGAAGAGTACGCTGGCTTTTGATACACTCTATGCTGAAGGGCAGCGTCGCTACATCGAATCGCTCTCAAGTTATGCAAGGCAGTTTCTTGATAAGCTTGATAAACCAGATGTAGATAAAATCGAGGGGCTTACTCCAGCAATTGCTATAGAGCAAAAGACTACGAGTAAAAACCCGCGTAGTACTGTAGGTACAGTAACTGAGATTTATGATTACTTGCGGCTTTTGTATGCTCGTATCGGCACACAGCACTGTCATCTGTGTGGCAAGCCTATTTCACATATGACTCCTACGGATATTATCAATCAAGTTTTAGCACTTCCTGAGGGGAGTAAACTAGTTATATTAGCTCCCCTTATAAAAGAGAAGAAAGGAAGTTTTACTGATCTTTTGGATTCCTTGCGCCAAAAAGGTTATGTGCGGGCAATGATAGATGGTGTCATGGTTCGCTTGGATGAGGAGATAGAACTATCAAAAACGAAAAAACATACCATTAAAGTGGTAATCGATAGGGTTGTTATCAAAGACGAAAACAGCTCACGTATTGCAGATGATATAGAAAAGGCATTGAAGCTAAGCTATGGTGAAGTGGAAATAAACGTACTCAATGCCAAAGATGTTGGAGCAAAGGAGCACTACCACTACAGCGAACATCTTGCATGTTTTGATTGTAAGGTAAGTTTTGAACCATTGGAGCCTCTAAGCTTTTCGTTCAACTCTCCCAAAGGGGCATGTAGCGAGTGCGATGGTCTAGGTATTCGCTATGCAATAGATTTTGATAAGATCATCGATCAGCACAAAACTATTACCAAAGGCGCTATCAAGTTTTTGTATGGTTATAATAAAAGCTACTACTTTAACTTTCTCAAAGCCTTTTGTGAGAATGAAGGAATACCGCTCGATAAGCCCTATGAGGAATTAGCCGAATATGAGAAAAAAGCGATTCTTTACGGCACTCCAAATCCTGTAAGCTTTACGTGGAAGCGTCACCGCCTTACACGCACTTGGCCTGGTGTGGTGCGCATAGCATACGATATGTTCAAAGAGGAAAAAGAGCTCAGTGAATATATGAGTGAAAAGGTGTGCGATAAGTGTGGGGGTCATAGGCTCAAACCTCAAAGTCTCGCAGTAAAAGTTGCAGGCAAAGGATTGGCTGATATTTTGGATATGCCAATTGATGAGGCCTATTGTTTTTTTGCAGATGAAGAGAATTTTGGCTATTTGAGTGAGCAGCAGCAAAGAATTGCGGCACCAATTCTCAAAGAGATCAAGGAGCGCCTCTTTTTCCTTGTAGATGTAGGTTTGGGCTATCTCACTCTTGGTCGCGATGCTAGGACTATTAGCGGAGGTGAATCACAGCGCATCCGCATAGCCAGCCAGATAGGAAGTGGTCTTACGGGTGTAATGTATGTGCTCGATGAGCCAAGTATCGGTCTGCATGAGCGAGATACTCTCAAGCTTATTCGTACCCTTAAAAATCTTCAAAAGAAGGGCAATAGCGTCATTGTCGTTGAACATGACAAAGAGACAATAGAAGCAGCAGACTTTATAGTAGATATCGGACCAGGAGCTGGAAAAAATGGTGGTGAAGTGGTCTTTGCTGGAGATGTAAAGAGCCTCAAAAAGAGTGATACACTCACTGCTAAGTATCTTAGTGGCAAAAAGAGGGTAGAGTATAGATTTGATAGAGAACAAAAAAAGTGGCTCCATATTCGCAATGTTACTATCAACAACATCAAAAATCTCGATGTGAGCTTTCCACTCCAAAATTTCGTAGCGGTTACTGGTGTGAGTGGAAGTGGTAAGAGCTCACTTGTACTGCAAACTCTCTTACCAGTTGCCAAGGAGGCTCTCAATAAGGCTAAGAAGGTCAGAAAAGTAGCCGGAGTGGAGATTGAGGGACTAGAGCATCTTGATAAAGTGATCTACCTTGATCAAAGTCCTATTGGACGTACACCTCGCAGCAATCCTGCAACATATACAGGAGTTATGGATGAGATACGTGCTCTCTTTGCCAAAACAAAAGAGGCACAGCTCCGAGGCTATGGGCCAGGGCGTTTTAGCTTCAATGTTCCAGGTGGTAGATGTGAGAAGTGTAAGGGGGAAGGTGAGCTCAAAATCGAGATGCACTTCTTGCCAGATATTATGATCAAGTGTGATGCATGCCATGGAAGGCGCTATAATGAGCAGACTCTAGAGGTAGCGTACAAAGGTAAAAATATAGCAGATGTTTTAGAGATGAGTGTGGATGAGGCATTAGAGTTTTTCAAAAATATTCCAAAGATCTACAAAAAGCTCAAAACTTTACAAGATGTGGGACTTGGCTATATAACTCTAGGCCAAAATGCAGTGACACTCAGTGGTGGAGAGGCGCAGCGTATCAAGCTGGCCAAGGAACTTAGCAGGCGCGATACTGGAAAAACCCTCTACATTCTTGATGAGCCTACAACTGGTCTGCATTTTGCAGATGTGGATAGGCTTGTTGGCGTGTTGCACTCTTTGGTCTCACTTGGCAATAGCGTTATTGTGATTGAGCACAATCTCGATGTGATTAAAAATGCCGATTACATCATCGATATGGGACCAGAAGGTGGAACAAAAGGTGGCAAGGTAATAGCTACCGGAACGCCGCTTGAAGTAGCAAAGAGTTACAAAGAGAGCGGTAGTTACACAGGAGAGTTTTTGGCTAAAGAGCTCAAAATTGATTGA